A single region of the Thioalkalivibrio nitratireducens DSM 14787 genome encodes:
- a CDS encoding VWA domain-containing protein, whose product MRSLSRPFATLLAVALFGTGAATAADRATVMVFDASGSMWNRIDGDITRIEVARDVMEEFFAGRDAGAPISVIAYGHRRRGDCADIEVLAPLGVHDPGELTALMRALNPRGMTPLTDSLELARTQIPRTAESADIILVTDGLENCGGDPCALAAQLAAEGIPIRAHVVGFGMTSAEVNSLSCVPEQTGGQLFHTSSGVELAEALAAVSMPQAVELVFRAVDARTEEPLGPSDWQIFDAQTGARVAAADATASFTAALEDGRYRIAVRHPGYEGALELAVDETLSGVVDIPLQRMLATVTLEGVDARTGVAVPDVQWTWTDLASEAAQTGRGAGERHRILVTPGDYRIEGNAGAMSGGSTIAATLEQDVTARVELAEALPEASVSAPGEVTSGERFPVEWTGPDDRSDYIAIVEAGAPDATHISYARTRFGSPAQVTAPDALGAYEVRYVHHGSGRTLASQAVTLVAASAGLQAPDEAVAGAAIEVAWEGPDNPGDYIAVVEAGAPEGTSISYARTRFGSPARVTLPDALGTYELRYVINQSGRTLASRAITLVAASAGLQAPDEAVAGAAIEVAWEGPDNPGDYIAVVEAGAPEGTSISYARTRFGSPARVTLPDALGTYELRYVINQSGRTLASRPITLVAASASLEGPEVIVPGGQIEVVWEGPDNPGDYITIVELGAGEGSRGDYWRTSRGTPARLRAPEAEGDYELRYVIQQSRRTLAALPVTVGAGDVSLAVEGDVQAGGVMTVAWQGPGRFEDFIQVVNEGAADDVPALREARASQGNPVQLFAPAAPGRYEVRYRASDSGEVLARTPLVVAE is encoded by the coding sequence TTCGGTGATCGCCTACGGCCACCGGCGCCGCGGTGACTGCGCCGACATCGAGGTGCTGGCGCCGCTTGGAGTGCACGACCCGGGTGAACTCACTGCGCTGATGCGAGCGCTGAATCCCCGGGGCATGACCCCGCTGACCGACAGCCTCGAGCTGGCGCGCACCCAGATTCCGCGTACCGCGGAATCGGCCGACATCATCCTGGTGACCGACGGTCTCGAGAACTGCGGCGGCGATCCCTGCGCGCTGGCCGCGCAGCTGGCGGCCGAGGGTATCCCGATTCGTGCCCATGTGGTCGGCTTCGGGATGACCTCCGCGGAAGTGAACAGCCTCTCGTGTGTGCCGGAACAGACCGGGGGCCAGTTATTCCATACCAGCTCGGGTGTGGAGCTCGCCGAGGCCCTTGCCGCGGTGTCGATGCCACAGGCCGTCGAGCTGGTGTTCCGGGCGGTGGATGCACGTACCGAAGAGCCTCTTGGCCCGAGCGACTGGCAGATATTCGATGCGCAGACCGGAGCACGGGTCGCTGCGGCGGATGCCACGGCGTCGTTTACAGCGGCGCTGGAGGACGGGCGCTACCGCATCGCCGTGAGGCACCCGGGCTACGAGGGTGCACTCGAACTCGCGGTCGACGAGACGCTCTCGGGCGTCGTCGATATCCCTTTGCAGAGGATGTTGGCCACCGTGACATTGGAGGGGGTCGATGCCCGCACCGGTGTAGCGGTTCCCGATGTCCAGTGGACCTGGACCGATCTCGCGAGCGAGGCCGCGCAAACCGGGCGCGGTGCGGGCGAAAGGCATCGGATCCTCGTGACGCCTGGCGATTACCGGATCGAGGGCAACGCCGGGGCAATGTCCGGCGGCAGCACCATCGCGGCGACGCTGGAGCAGGATGTGACGGCGCGCGTGGAACTGGCCGAGGCCCTGCCCGAGGCCAGCGTGTCCGCCCCAGGGGAAGTCACCAGCGGGGAACGATTCCCGGTGGAATGGACCGGACCCGACGACCGGAGCGACTATATCGCGATCGTCGAGGCCGGGGCACCGGACGCTACTCATATCAGCTATGCCCGGACCCGTTTCGGCTCGCCCGCGCAGGTGACCGCGCCGGACGCGCTGGGTGCCTACGAGGTCCGCTATGTGCACCACGGGTCGGGCCGCACGCTGGCGAGCCAGGCCGTAACCCTGGTAGCGGCGAGCGCGGGCCTGCAGGCACCGGACGAGGCGGTAGCCGGGGCTGCGATCGAGGTGGCCTGGGAAGGGCCGGACAACCCGGGCGACTACATTGCGGTGGTCGAGGCCGGCGCGCCCGAGGGCACGAGCATCAGTTACGCCCGGACTCGTTTCGGTTCGCCGGCGCGGGTCACGCTGCCGGACGCATTGGGCACCTACGAGCTGCGTTATGTGATCAACCAGTCCGGGCGCACGCTGGCGAGCCGGGCGATCACGCTGGTGGCAGCGAGCGCGGGCCTGCAGGCACCGGACGAGGCGGTGGCCGGGGCTGCGATCGAGGTGGCCTGGGAAGGGCCGGACAACCCGGGCGACTACATTGCGGTGGTCGAGGCCGGCGCGCCCGAGGGCACGAGCATCAGTTACGCCCGGACTCGTTTCGGTTCGCCGGCGCGGGTCACGCTGCCGGACGCATTGGGCACCTACGAGCTGCGCTACGTGATCAACCAGTCCGGGCGCACGCTGGCGAGCCGGCCGATTACGCTGGTGGCGGCATCCGCCAGCCTCGAAGGCCCCGAGGTCATCGTTCCCGGTGGGCAGATCGAGGTGGTTTGGGAGGGTCCGGACAACCCGGGCGACTACATCACCATCGTGGAACTCGGCGCAGGCGAGGGCAGCCGCGGTGACTACTGGCGCACCAGCCGCGGAACTCCCGCGCGTCTGCGCGCACCGGAGGCGGAAGGCGACTACGAGCTGCGCTACGTGATCCAGCAATCGAGGCGCACGCTGGCCGCGCTGCCGGTCACCGTTGGTGCTGGCGATGTGTCGCTCGCGGTCGAAGGCGATGTGCAGGCCGGGGGCGTGATGACCGTGGCCTGGCAGGGCCCTGGGCGGTTCGAGGACTTCATCCAGGTGGTGAACGAAGGTGCCGCCGACGACGTGCCGGCGCTGCGCGAGGCGCGGGCGTCCCAGGGGAACCCGGTCCAGCTGTTCGCTCCCGCGGCGCCAGGTCGCTACGAAGTCCGGTATCGCGCATCCGATAGCGGGGAAGTGCTCGCGCGCACGCCGCTCGTCGTGGCCGAATAG